The genomic segment TCTAACTCTTACAAGTTGgttatttttcctattttgttttgtttttccttctttatttgGAGTTGCAGCGTTCTGATGATGATGCAGATAGTGCGCTGTGAGTCTGCAGTAGCGCAGGGGCTGCGCAGCGATACCCTCCAAGCAACCAAAAAGGCGGAAAGCGCAAGCGTGCGAACCCCACCCCCTCACTCCCTTTGGCCTGTTGGTTGTGGACCTCTCCCCACTCACAACCAGCCTCGCTCCCAAATGCCCCAAAATCTCAGACACAATTGGGTTCATAAAAACCACTTATTTTGTCATGTGCAATAACTTCTTTTTACTAATTCCATGACAAATGACTGTATTGTTTAATGGTGGTTTATTTCCAAATGCTAATGTTTTAACATCACAGTGTTGGTGGTCAATGGGGGCTGAGTGTGTGCCAGTCTGGTGTTGCAGGTGTTCTGCCAGGGGTTGTTGGTCTACACCTCTCTTATCTGGCCATTCAGCGAGCGCAGCAGCGAAGCGCAATGACCTTTGCCAGGAGCAAGGTCACGCAAGCGGCATAATATGGTGAATTGTGGTGATGGTGGCAATAGACACACACCGCGCGCTTGCGTTTGTTGCGCATGCATTACAGGGACCATCACCTGCACGAACTGTCTAGCATCCCAGGTTGTGAGATGTTATGCCCACATAAAATATTTGTGGAGAtacttgaaattatttttgaattttaattgagTGCTTTTGGTTATAACTAATCAATGTTGATATTATTGGAGGGCAACAGACTATAACTGTGTGTGGCAACCACTACATTTGGCAAGAGTGTGGTCATAACTGCAGGATGAGGGCCTACGTGTGGGTGTTGGTTGGATTTGCGCAGCGCAGGAAAAAGCAATGCAGCTTAGCGCGGCAGACTTGTGCGCACGCGAGCCCATGCTGTAGACTCACTTTTGCCATCATGGAGAATAGTCACTAATTTTGCTTTCTCtgcccctttttgttttttcttacttttattctcaatcttttatttgtttttattttacaatccCTTGTCCTCCCTTCTACAAACTATACCCCTCCCATTCtacctctcctcctttcctgtgGTTTTTATTATAAACCCATTGAAGGCTTGTTACCTGAAAGCCATTGAGACTCAGCCCAACTTTGCAGTGGCTTGGAGCAACCTGGGCTGTGTGTTCAACGCTCAGGGAGAGATATGGCTGGCCATACACCATTTTGAAAAGGTCAGtcatatcatttttttcaacatttttcaatcCAACTTTCTGTGTTGACATATTCTTGTGTTGTCCCAGGTTTTTAAGTTTGGTTTCAATTTTTAGGCAGTGACTCTGGACCCAAATTTCCTTGACGCTTATATCAATTTAGGAAACGTTTTGAAGGAAGCCAGAATCTTTGACAGGTTAGTCTAAATCATGACAAATACAGTGTGATACACCAATTATAAATTCATGTCTAGTCTTCTGTCTTTAAAAGCACCACCCTGCCACATCCCACGTGGCGTGTAGAATGAGTCAAGAACATTGTCAGTTCCGTTACCTCCTTGTCTGTGGTGATCTTGCAGCTGCAGCAATAAATTTGTAACAGTATACAAAGTGCTCCGATAGTTCTCAAGTTGtttaaaatatgtgtaaaattgtgcaACACACTCTTAATGCACGTAATGCCTTGTGAggttatttaaaaacatgatcactacattttcaaatttcagcaAAAGATTGATTTTGAGCTTGTGTCCGCATGTTTCCAGAGCTGTGGCTGGATACCTACGAGCTCTGAGTCTTAGCCCCAACCATGCGGTTGTCCATGGGAACCTGGCCTGTGTCTACTACGAGCAAGGTCTCATTGACCTGGCTATTGACACCTACCGTCGTGCTATTGAATTGCAGCCCCACTTTCCAGATGCCTACTGCAATTTGGCAAATGCCCTGAAGGAGAAAGGCAATGTAAGTCGGTACTTATTGTGTGTCCCATCTACACCATCTGACATaattaaatcttaaatatttGTCAGGTTTCTTTAAGTTCTTAAGTATTTAttgaatttaacttttaaaatgccATTATCTTTCCCAGGTGTCTGAAGCAGAAGAGTGCTACAACACAGCCTTGCGTTTGTGTCCAACCCATGCTGACTCTCTTAACAACTTGGCCAATATCAAGCGTGAGCAGGGAAACATTGAAGAGGCAGTTCAGCTCTACAGGAAAGCCCTAGAGGTGAGTGAAGAATGAAGTGTATTAATATTTCCCTTTCAGGTATGATAGGGAAATACTGAATTGCTGTATACTGCATTTTTGTATTGTTCTTTTTagtaactttttgtttttcatcaggtGTTCCCAGAGTTTGCAGCAGCTCACTCTAACCTGGCCAGTgtcctgcagcagcagggaaaaCTTCAGGAGGCCCTCATGCACTACAAGGAGGCTATCAGGTTTGTAAATGCCACGGGTACAGTACCTGTTAACTTAGTTTGTGTTAAAGTTGTGTTATGCCATGATGGTTAATGCAAAAACCTCAGTATACTTAATCGTATCAGTGGTATGACACATCACTGCTCAGAAATCCAACCACATGGtgaacatgtacagtataacttggtttattattttctgctttcagtcATAAGTAAACAGTCATAAATCAACTGTTAATgctataaatattatttttttttccgtgttgtttatttttttttatttttttatttttttaaacaagacaaCGTTTGTTAATGGGCTTACGTAGGTGtttacacagttttcctgtttgATTTTAGAATCAGCCCCACATTTGCTGATGCCTACTCAAACATGGGTAATACCCTGAAGGAAATGCAAGATGTACAAGGAGCACTTCAATGCTACACTCGTGCCATCCAGATTAACCCAGCATTTGCTGATGCTCACAGCAATTTAGCCTCTATCCACAAGGTAGGGataattcttgttttttgacattattcacttgtgtttttcagttaaGCTGACTGCGTTGAGAATCACCGTAAGGTTTTACATACTTTCAGGTTGCTTGGAGCTCTACATGCTCAACTGCACAAGTGTCTTGAAAGTATGTGAAATGGAAATTtccacatatttatatatgGTAGAAGGCATTGCTATGGGCCACCTGGAGAAATGTGATACATGTGATTTTTATCAGAAAAACTCTGATGATCCTCAAAGGGAAATTGTATCGTTACAACTGCAACAGGAagtaatgagtaaaaaaaaaacaaactatcaacagtaatgataataaatacaaagtaagtgcatagaaaaatgtacaaatgctaatgtgcaaaaagtaatgtgtgaGATAGAATCTCCAGGCTTcttaacattagcatacagcagGTTCAGGGTCGTGTCTCCTCTGGTAGTGCAGTCCACAAGCTGAATCGAAAGTGAGGAGAATTTAGGTTTCCGGAGATCACGAAGAAAAGCACTGAGGTGCAGAATGTGGAGTCTCATGACAACAGAATGGGTGATGTCAGTCTGGATATGCAGTATGGACATAGCCCCATggctaacagttcaatgtctgggctgcagaaaaATTCCTTGTCCTGACAACCCAAACCGTCTGAAAGCCACCAATGGTAGCGATGGAATCTTGAGTATCTTCCTCTAGCCATATCTCTttgaaacacataacactacactcacaGAAAGTCCCTCTGATTCCTCAGCTCGCCTATTTTATCAGTGATCTCATGTTGCCCCTGATGACAGAGTGGAGACACACTCCTCTCCgctccatcagtctctgttttctggacccagctctcttccctcattACTTCGTTCCTCCTCtacatcctctgtgtgtcctctgatttctgcaggaaaaacaaTGAGAACGTGGAGTTTCTGTGCAACAGTAACGTTGCTGACTGACAGCATTCAAAAAAGTAGCTAAAGAAGTAATTTCACTGTGAGAAAATGGACCAGATCTCTTTCAACTAGTATGTTTAGAGAGGCTGTATCTTAGATTAAGAAGtatgacaaaaagaagaaagctaagaagttggaaaaataagaaaacaaaaagtagcAACTACAACAGGCCGCATGCATGTCAGCGCATGCGcacaaaaaagttaaagaatCGTGATGTCAAATACTACAACAGTAAGGCAAGGGCTGACAATGACCAGAATATTCCTTTTATgcagatgtctttttttatgtctcaATTTCTGACTTTctacaagagacaaaaacataacaaattttTGCAACGTCaggaattttaattttgtattctAATGACATTctaattgttatgtttttccCTACTATTAGGATTCTGGAAACATACCAGAGGCCATTGCATCTTACCGCACAGCCTTGAAACTCAAGCCAGACTTCCCCGATGCTTACTGCAACTTGGCGCATTGCCTACAGGTTATCAGATGCTCATACATATGTCAACTATCACGATTCAATATGAGCCGTAGTTATTTATCTTGTCTTGCTGTTGAGTGAGAAGTGCATCCTCTAACTTCTGTTATTGTTATCACCCTCCAGATTGTGTGTGACTGGACAGATTATGACGAGCGGATGAAGAAGCTTGTAAGCATTGTGGCTGACCAGCTGGATAAGAACCGGTTGCCTTCAGTGCACCCACACCACAGCATGCTGTACCCTCTCCGCCACAGCTTCCGCAAGGCCATTGCTGAGCGCCACGGAAACCTTTGCCTGGACAAGGTACACGCACTGATGAAAGCAAGTAACCTTTAATTAACTTTTTGGGGGGATGGAAGGTGGCTGGTGATAGCAGTTGCTGTCTGCAGGGATATGGGGAAGGTAAGGGATGGACAAGATACTGGATATATTTTACTTTGTAGAAAAAAGAGGTGAAAGTCAGTGGTGGAGGGGTTGCTTGCAGGGGTAAGGGTATAGTATGAAGTTCGACATGATTTGAGATTAACCAATAAACTAGTTTTTGATTCAGCATTAGTCACTGTAATTGAGTTGGCTGTCTTGCTGTTGTTGTATTCTTACACATTTGCTTATTCCACAGATCAATGCACTGCACAAACCGGCTTATGAGCATCCAAAGGATCTGAAGGCCAGCAGTGGACGTCTGCGTATTGGCTATGTCAGTTCTGACTTTGGCAACCACCCGACTTCCCACCTGATGCAGTCCATTCCTGGAATGCACAATCCCGAGAAGTTTGAGGTAGGTCAtctttattgtaattttaattgTAGAAATTATAAACTTAATATGGATATATACAGTAGAGTTCTTATTGccttttttgtctatttatttatttatttatttaacttacGAATCTatacctttttttccccctaaggTGTTCTGCTACGCGCTCAGCCCTGATGATAGTACCAACTTCCGTGTGAAAGTGGTAGCAGAGGCCCATCATTTCACAGACCTCTCCCAGGTAACTTATATGACCTGGAGTTGCTTCTTGATCagtatttgtatatttactgAGTGTCTATTAACCTTAAGGATATGAATTTGTAACTAAATGGTTTGTCAGTCTGACAAGTAATCAAGCATTGTAAGccttgtcaaaaaaaaacaacatttaactgaaactcGTACCTTTTCTCCTCCAGATCCCTTGCAATGGCAAAGCAGCCGATCGTATTCACCAGGATGGAATCCACATTCTGGTCAACATGAACGGATACACCAAAGGAGCCCGAAATGAGCTGTTTGCCCTCCGTCCTGCCCCCATTCAGGCAAGCTCTACATATGATTTCTAATTGACACAAAGCTGTATCTTGAGGGTAGATGTCACCTGTGCAAACGGGTAACTGCATCTTCACTCACATTCAGTCTGATCTCTTTTAATGGGAGAATGCAACTAAGGGTTTGCATCAAAGAATGCACAAATAATTGTTGGTCTCTTTTTCCATTCAACAGGCGATGTGGCTGGGTTACCCAGGAACCAGTGGGGCTCCCTTCATGGACTATATCATCACTGACCAGGAGACATCACCTATGGACGTAGCTGAGCAGTATTCTGAGAAACTCGCCTACATGCCCAATACTTTCTTCATTGGAGACCACGCCAACATGTTCCCTCATCTCAAGGTCTGTCCATCCTCACATTGCTGCCCTTTCGTGCAACAGAAAAGTAACCCAAATGTCAGTATAATCATGGTGTTTCTAACCTTTTGTGATTCACAGAAGAAGGCAGTGATTGATTTCAAGTCTAATGGACACATTTTTGACAACCGCATTGTTCTTAATGGTATTGATCTGAAGGCCTTCTTGGACAGTCTGCCAGATGTCAAAGTGATAAAAGTGAGTTAAGAGAACCAAGTTATGTTTTATGTGTATCATTGCTCAATAGTGTGCAATAGGGTTGAGTTTTGATCTTTTAGTGAGCATTGTTTGACTAGTTGTTCATGTTATGTTGTTGTCTTTCAGtcacaatgacaaagcagaATGAAACAGTGAATTACATGTCAGTTTTCTGTCCTTGGTTTATGTTAATAAGAGAATCTTGGCTGATTCAGATTTGAATGATAAAATAAGCAAATTTATTAATATGAACAATACAGTCAAAAATACCATGTTGTTGATTGAATTAGGACTGAACTatattcagttatttaaattgaAACTGTTCTCTGTGACCAGATGAAGTGTGACAACAACCAGGAACCTGCTGGGGACACAAATGGAGCTCTGTCCATGCCCGTAATTCCCATGAACACAGCAGCTGAAGCAATCATCAACATGATCAATCAAGGCCAAATCCAGGTCACAATCAATGGCTTCACTGTCAGCAATGGCCTCGCCACCACACAGGTATGTATGACTTGTACGACTTATTGAAAAATATAGCATGGGCACAGAGTGTCtacaaatgttaaaacaaaggCAAGAGCAGCAGTTTAATTTAGCTCGCTGCTTTTCCAGATCTTTTCATCAGATGAGGTTCTAGTCTCTCAGACTGTGTCCGTACAGGTATGGTGTATTCAGGTGGTAGCACAGAATTGTTGGTGAGGGGAAATGGTGGCACTATAAATTGGGTTTAAAATTAACCCCAAGATCTTGGCTTGGCAGCATATTAATATCAACCAGCTCAAACAATCAAGGCCAGTTATACAAAAGCATTGAGGCCACTCCACcttaaaacactgttttgtcattcattttagaTCAATAACAAAGCTGCCACTGGGGAGGAGGTGCCACGCACGATCGTTGTGACAACCCGCTCCCAGTACGGTCTTCCAGAGGACTCCATTGTCTACTGTAACTTCAACCAGCTCTACAAGATTGATCCCCCTACGCTTCAAATGTGGGCCAATGTAAGTTAGACAGACTTGGTTATGGCAACTGCTTTGAGTGTTCCTTCAACTctgcacttaaaaaaataaaaactttattcCTCAAGTTTGTGTTGGAAATGACCTTTAAAACTCCCTTCTTGTTGTAGATCCTGAAGCGTGTACCCAACAGTGTGTTGTGGCTTCTTCGCTTCCCTGCTGTGGGCGAGCCCAACATCCAGCAGTACGCTCAGAACATGGGTCTGCCTGGCTCTCGTATCATCTTTTCTCCTGTGGCCCCCAAGGAGGAGCATGTGAGAAGGGGCCAGCTGGCTGATGTGTGCTTAGATACTCCTCTGTGCAATGGTCACACCACAGGCATGGATGTTCTCTGGGCTGGAACGCCCATGGTCACGCTGCCAGGTGAGAAAACTAGGGTTTTAAGTGACAGACTTTTGGTTACAACTTGcataataatgttttattcattccaACTATAATATGCAGAAAATAAAGccattttacaaattaaagcTTTATGAATTCCGTTGATAAAGTATCTGTTATCTGTGTAACAAAATTCAAGTGAAGGCTGCTTTTCAATTCTAAAACCTCTTTGTATAGGTGAGACCCTTGCCTCCCGTGTAGCTGCCTCACAACTCAACTGTCTGGGCTGCCCTGAGCTAATAGCCCAGAGTCACCAGGACTATGAGGACATAGCAGTCAAACTGGGCTCCGACATGGAATAGTAAGTCGCCTTACATCTaacttcatttgaaaaacattgtcTTTTCCGTTTGCTAAACCGTTAAGTCTGactattttctctgtctcctgcaGCCTGAAGATGGTCAGAGCACGTGTTTGGAAGCAGCGAATCTGCAGCCCTCTTTTCAACACCAAGCAGTACACAATGGACCTGGAGAGGCTGTACCTGCAAATGTGGGAGCACCATAGCAATGGCAACAAGCCAGAACACCTGGTTAAACTGCAGACAGTAGAGACCAGTGAGAATGCCTGAACTGGAAGCACGCTGATTTCTTTTCACTTATACCCCAGCCATGTCCTGCCCGCCCCACCATCTTTTTTTCAGCTCCCTAGCTTGAATGGTCAGTTTCCACTCCAGCCCCTCTCTCTGAACGAttgtcttcatctctctcatttACTATTAATGGGACTCTTATTTGTAAAGGAGCCTACAGATGTACACAGTTGTCCCCCATCACATTCGTCACACATCTGCATTTCCTGAGCCGGGTAGAGCCTGAGACTTTCAGGCACCTTGTCTGAGACTCCTGTCCTAAAACACCGTATATTTGGTGAGCATGAGACGATTGTGAATGTCCTGTTACCCCCTCAGTGCTTCAGTGgattttgtttctcctttccGTGTGCATACAGGACTAATTGCAGCTTGTGGAGAGAATGCCCAGCTGTCATTACTTGTTGATCTATTTATAAATGGATAAAagagtgttgtgtgttttaagAGGACAATGTTGCACCGTGAAAATTGTAACTCTGAATTAAGTTTCATCAGCTTTAACATGCAATTGTAAAACATAGATTGCAACTGCTCTTTAGTTTGTCTTAAGCTGTTATTAAATGACTACAATTAGTAAATGTGCAAGTTTTGAAGAATAAGGTCTAGATAAAGACTTTTTCCCTCACCTAATGCcaactttcattcattttttttttttttcagtcacgAAATATGTTCAGTATGTGTTGTCCTGTTTGATGTCACACTCTGCTTGTAAAAATGATTGGGCAAACCTGGACAGAGGAGTTTCATGTCGTTGGAAAGGGCCTAAATTTAAGTTTAGATGTCAGAGCTGTTCACAAattgatcttgttttttttaatcacatagAGAACGGCCTCGGTAAGTATTTTCtaagcagtttttgtttttgtattgtccGTTAACTGTATGCTGTCAATGATGCCgcataaatatattaaaaaataaagagatggcAAAACTATGCACTGAAATTTGCACCCACTTGACTTGTTGTTGGTATAaacaatgaaaagttaaagCCCAAGGCCTCTGTTGCCCTGTTTTGAAGCTAGCCTGGGGTCACCTTTTTTTCCACACGATGAGGCAGTCTAAGGTTAaattcaaatgtgaggatttttttttttttaaagcacatttgaaTTCACTGGAGCAGTGACTTCATGCCTATACCTGCCAGTCACCATAGTCAGTTGCAAGCTACATGTGTTTTCTCCATTGGAACTAAGGTGCTACAACTGCTACTTTTCTTTAACCTTAAACATGTTGGTTAGAAAAGACAACTGAAGGACCATGTATTCATATGTTTTACTTGAGGAAATGTAGAAATATCACAACACCAAAATTCCTGCATTCAATATTATACTTGAACATATAAGTAACGTTCTTATTATTGGAAAAGCCCTCTGCATTGCTATGTATTATTTGATTGTTGAGAATTGACATGTTGCTGCAATTTAATGCGCTAGTTTAAACAGAATCCTACGTTAATTTCAtcaacagtgtatttttttttcaaattggtAATACGTTTTCTGTATAAAAGTAGAAGTATACTGTGGCGCTagatggaaatactcaggtTAGTAAAAGTATCTGAAAACTGCACGGAACAATTAGAATAAATGTACGGAAATCTTTTTATCCCCTTCGGATCCATTCATGGTCGGAAGGCCTACACAGAACGTCACCGTCATTTTAAGCCCGCTGTGATTGGTCAAATGTCTTCCTGACAACTTCCGGTATAATGGAGCACAAGATTTGAATTTGCGCTTTTACCCCGTCTGCCGCCTCActcttttattttcagcaaCAGGAGCGCGTTTGGTAATCATATCTcaagtgaaatatattttaggcgttgtaattttaaatgtaatgcttAACGAAAAAAACTGAACCACTTTTAAAAGTCAGCTTGAGCAAAAATAATCTTAGCTAGCAAGTTGCTAACGGTAACGGCTCCTAACCTAGCTACAGTAAACTATGTCGGTCGTGTGGCTTTGCTTATAGATTTTTTTGCgctaagtgaaaaaaaataaacttgttaaataaaaataaacattttaaccaTTATCTAGCCTTACAAATCATATGTTTGACAATAGCGCTGgactttaaatgttaaatgactCAATGCTGGTTTGTATACTGTTTTCACAGAGTCGGGGAAACTATGAATGATGATACCTGCAAGTTATTTGAAAGAGTTGCTAAAAA from the Xiphias gladius isolate SHS-SW01 ecotype Sanya breed wild chromosome 23, ASM1685928v1, whole genome shotgun sequence genome contains:
- the ogt.1 gene encoding UDP-N-acetylglucosamine--peptide N-acetylglucosaminyltransferase 110 kDa subunit isoform X4, with protein sequence MASSVGNVADSTEPTKRMLSFQGLAELAHREYQSGDFEAAERHCMQLWRQEPDNTGVLLLLSSIHFQCRRLDRSAHFSTLAIKQNPMLAEAYSNLGNVYKERGQLQEAIEHYRHALRLKPDFIDGYINLAAALVAAGDMEGAVQAYVSALQYNPDLYCVRSDLGNLLKALGRLEEAKACYLKAIETQPNFAVAWSNLGCVFNAQGEIWLAIHHFEKAVTLDPNFLDAYINLGNVLKEARIFDRAVAGYLRALSLSPNHAVVHGNLACVYYEQGLIDLAIDTYRRAIELQPHFPDAYCNLANALKEKGNVSEAEECYNTALRLCPTHADSLNNLANIKREQGNIEEAVQLYRKALEVFPEFAAAHSNLASVLQQQGKLQEALMHYKEAIRISPTFADAYSNMGNTLKEMQDVQGALQCYTRAIQINPAFADAHSNLASIHKDSGNIPEAIASYRTALKLKPDFPDAYCNLAHCLQIVCDWTDYDERMKKLVSIVADQLDKNRLPSVHPHHSMLYPLRHSFRKAIAERHGNLCLDKVHALMKINALHKPAYEHPKDLKASSGRLRIGYVSSDFGNHPTSHLMQSIPGMHNPEKFEVFCYALSPDDSTNFRVKVVAEAHHFTDLSQIPCNGKAADRIHQDGIHILVNMNGYTKGARNELFALRPAPIQAMWLGYPGTSGAPFMDYIITDQETSPMDVAEQYSEKLAYMPNTFFIGDHANMFPHLKKKAVIDFKSNGHIFDNRIVLNGIDLKAFLDSLPDVKVIKMKCDNNQEPAGDTNGALSMPVIPMNTAAEAIINMINQGQIQVTINGFTVSNGLATTQINNKAATGEEVPRTIVVTTRSQYGLPEDSIVYCNFNQLYKIDPPTLQMWANILKRVPNSVLWLLRFPAVGEPNIQQYAQNMGLPGSRIIFSPVAPKEEHVRRGQLADVCLDTPLCNGHTTGMDVLWAGTPMVTLPGETLASRVAASQLNCLGCPELIAQSHQDYEDIAVKLGSDMEYLKMVRARVWKQRICSPLFNTKQYTMDLERLYLQMWEHHSNGNKPEHLVKLQTVETSENA
- the ogt.1 gene encoding UDP-N-acetylglucosamine--peptide N-acetylglucosaminyltransferase 110 kDa subunit isoform X8 is translated as MACYLKAIETQPNFAVAWSNLGCVFNAQGEIWLAIHHFEKAVTLDPNFLDAYINLGNVLKEARIFDRAVAGYLRALSLSPNHAVVHGNLACVYYEQGLIDLAIDTYRRAIELQPHFPDAYCNLANALKEKGNVSEAEECYNTALRLCPTHADSLNNLANIKREQGNIEEAVQLYRKALEVFPEFAAAHSNLASVLQQQGKLQEALMHYKEAIRISPTFADAYSNMGNTLKEMQDVQGALQCYTRAIQINPAFADAHSNLASIHKDSGNIPEAIASYRTALKLKPDFPDAYCNLAHCLQIVCDWTDYDERMKKLVSIVADQLDKNRLPSVHPHHSMLYPLRHSFRKAIAERHGNLCLDKVHALMKINALHKPAYEHPKDLKASSGRLRIGYVSSDFGNHPTSHLMQSIPGMHNPEKFEVFCYALSPDDSTNFRVKVVAEAHHFTDLSQIPCNGKAADRIHQDGIHILVNMNGYTKGARNELFALRPAPIQAMWLGYPGTSGAPFMDYIITDQETSPMDVAEQYSEKLAYMPNTFFIGDHANMFPHLKKKAVIDFKSNGHIFDNRIVLNGIDLKAFLDSLPDVKVIKMKCDNNQEPAGDTNGALSMPVIPMNTAAEAIINMINQGQIQVTINGFTVSNGLATTQIFSSDEVLVSQTVSVQINNKAATGEEVPRTIVVTTRSQYGLPEDSIVYCNFNQLYKIDPPTLQMWANILKRVPNSVLWLLRFPAVGEPNIQQYAQNMGLPGSRIIFSPVAPKEEHVRRGQLADVCLDTPLCNGHTTGMDVLWAGTPMVTLPGETLASRVAASQLNCLGCPELIAQSHQDYEDIAVKLGSDMEYLKMVRARVWKQRICSPLFNTKQYTMDLERLYLQMWEHHSNGNKPEHLVKLQTVETSENA
- the ogt.1 gene encoding UDP-N-acetylglucosamine--peptide N-acetylglucosaminyltransferase 110 kDa subunit isoform X1; amino-acid sequence: MASSVGNVADSTEPTKRMLSFQGLAELAHREYQSGDFEAAERHCMQLWRQEPDNTGVLLLLSSIHFQCRRLDRSAHFSTLAIKQNPMLAEAYSNLGNVYKERGQLQEAIEHYRHALRLKPDFIDGYINLAAALVAAGDMEGAVQAYVSALQYNPDLYCVRSDLGNLLKALGRLEEAKACYLKAIETQPNFAVAWSNLGCVFNAQGEIWLAIHHFEKAVTLDPNFLDAYINLGNVLKEARIFDRAVAGYLRALSLSPNHAVVHGNLACVYYEQGLIDLAIDTYRRAIELQPHFPDAYCNLANALKEKGNVSEAEECYNTALRLCPTHADSLNNLANIKREQGNIEEAVQLYRKALEVFPEFAAAHSNLASVLQQQGKLQEALMHYKEAIRISPTFADAYSNMGNTLKEMQDVQGALQCYTRAIQINPAFADAHSNLASIHKDSGNIPEAIASYRTALKLKPDFPDAYCNLAHCLQIVCDWTDYDERMKKLVSIVADQLDKNRLPSVHPHHSMLYPLRHSFRKAIAERHGNLCLDKVHALMKINALHKPAYEHPKDLKASSGRLRIGYVSSDFGNHPTSHLMQSIPGMHNPEKFEVFCYALSPDDSTNFRVKVVAEAHHFTDLSQIPCNGKAADRIHQDGIHILVNMNGYTKGARNELFALRPAPIQAMWLGYPGTSGAPFMDYIITDQETSPMDVAEQYSEKLAYMPNTFFIGDHANMFPHLKKKAVIDFKSNGHIFDNRIVLNGIDLKAFLDSLPDVKVIKMKCDNNQEPAGDTNGALSMPVIPMNTAAEAIINMINQGQIQVTINGFTVSNGLATTQIFSSDEVLVSQTVSVQINNKAATGEEVPRTIVVTTRSQYGLPEDSIVYCNFNQLYKIDPPTLQMWANILKRVPNSVLWLLRFPAVGEPNIQQYAQNMGLPGSRIIFSPVAPKEEHVRRGQLADVCLDTPLCNGHTTGMDVLWAGTPMVTLPGETLASRVAASQLNCLGCPELIAQSHQDYEDIAVKLGSDMEYLKMVRARVWKQRICSPLFNTKQYTMDLERLYLQMWEHHSNGNKPEHLVKLQTVETSENA
- the ogt.1 gene encoding UDP-N-acetylglucosamine--peptide N-acetylglucosaminyltransferase 110 kDa subunit isoform X6, whose product is MASSVGNVADSTEPTKRMLSFQGLAELAHREYQSGDFEAAERHCMQLWRQEPDNTGVLLLLSSIHFQCRRLDRSAHFSTLAIKQNPMLAEAYSNLGNVYKERGQLQEAIEHYRHALRLKPDFIDGYINLAAALVAAGDMEGAVQAYVSALQYNPDLYCVRSDLGNLLKALGRLEEAKACYLKAIETQPNFAVAWSNLGCVFNAQGEIWLAIHHFEKAVTLDPNFLDAYINLGNVLKEARIFDRAVAGYLRALSLSPNHAVVHGNLACVYYEQGLIDLAIDTYRRAIELQPHFPDAYCNLANALKEKGNVSEAEECYNTALRLCPTHADSLNNLANIKREQGNIEEAVQLYRKALEVFPEFAAAHSNLASVLQQQGKLQEALMHYKEAIRISPTFADAYSNMGNTLKEMQDVQGALQCYTRAIQINPAFADAHSNLASIHKDSGNIPEAIASYRTALKLKPDFPDAYCNLAHCLQIVCDWTDYDERMKKLVSIVADQLDKNRLPSVHPHHSMLYPLRHSFRKAIAERHGNLCLDKINALHKPAYEHPKDLKASSGRLRIGYVSSDFGNHPTSHLMQSIPGMHNPEKFEVFCYALSPDDSTNFRVKVVAEAHHFTDLSQIPCNGKAADRIHQDGIHILVNMNGYTKGARNELFALRPAPIQAMWLGYPGTSGAPFMDYIITDQETSPMDVAEQYSEKLAYMPNTFFIGDHANMFPHLKKKAVIDFKSNGHIFDNRIVLNGIDLKAFLDSLPDVKVIKMKCDNNQEPAGDTNGALSMPVIPMNTAAEAIINMINQGQIQVTINGFTVSNGLATTQINNKAATGEEVPRTIVVTTRSQYGLPEDSIVYCNFNQLYKIDPPTLQMWANILKRVPNSVLWLLRFPAVGEPNIQQYAQNMGLPGSRIIFSPVAPKEEHVRRGQLADVCLDTPLCNGHTTGMDVLWAGTPMVTLPGETLASRVAASQLNCLGCPELIAQSHQDYEDIAVKLGSDMEYLKMVRARVWKQRICSPLFNTKQYTMDLERLYLQMWEHHSNGNKPEHLVKLQTVETSENA